A region of Paraburkholderia sp. BL23I1N1 DNA encodes the following proteins:
- a CDS encoding cupin domain-containing protein codes for MNITRFEEAPEYFPPNHFSMRCVRLQGHEAGPAESLWLGVSTIEQGGYTTSSASPVEKHYVVLEGEVTVTTDDGEAVLAAFDSCHIAPGERRALHNRSREPAKILLAMPFLRPEHT; via the coding sequence GCTTCGAAGAGGCACCCGAATATTTCCCGCCCAATCACTTTTCGATGCGGTGCGTCCGGCTTCAAGGTCATGAAGCCGGACCGGCAGAGTCGCTGTGGCTAGGCGTTTCGACAATAGAGCAGGGCGGCTACACGACATCGAGTGCGTCGCCCGTTGAAAAGCACTATGTGGTGCTGGAAGGCGAAGTCACTGTGACGACCGACGATGGCGAGGCTGTTCTCGCGGCCTTCGATTCGTGCCACATTGCGCCGGGCGAACGGCGTGCATTGCACAACCGTTCCCGCGAGCCGGCGAAGATTCTGCTTGCCATGCCGTTTCTGCGGCCCGAGCACACCTGA